CGGAACTGGTCCATTAGGATTCGGACCAATGACAGGTAGAGGCATGGGATACTGCGCAGGTTTTCCAATACCAGGATATATAAATCCAAGATGGGGATTCAGAAGAGGCAGAGGATTCAGAAGAATGTATTGGCTTACAGGTTTTCCTGGATGGACAGCATACGGTTATCCATATACTGGAACTGTTGATGAAAAAACTATCCTTGAAAATCAAAGAGACTTTTTGAAAAGCCAATTAGAAGCAATAGAATCTGAACTTAAT
This is a stretch of genomic DNA from Aceticella autotrophica. It encodes these proteins:
- a CDS encoding DUF5320 domain-containing protein produces the protein MPGGDGTGPLGFGPMTGRGMGYCAGFPIPGYINPRWGFRRGRGFRRMYWLTGFPGWTAYGYPYTGTVDEKTILENQRDFLKSQLEAIESELNKTEENK